One Defluviimonas aquaemixtae DNA window includes the following coding sequences:
- a CDS encoding DNA methyltransferase: MCSPTTSSLNPGWDEELLAEELQALMGIEDLGFGIGMTGFELGEIDTVITGLSIEEPGDPEDDVLPAAAPRRVHPGDVWQLGRHRLVCGDALDPGVVATLMTEEQARMVFSDPPYNVKIDGHVGGSGKIRHREFAMASGEMTVGEFTGFLTRALRNMAEHSMDGSIHFLCMDWRHMGEMLDAGQAVYGELKNLFVRAKDNGGMGTFYRSRHELIFAFKKGEAPTSTPSNLVSMAATALMSGNTGA, from the coding sequence ATGTGCTCGCCGACAACAAGCTCGCTGAATCCCGGCTGGGACGAGGAGTTGCTGGCCGAGGAGTTGCAGGCGCTGATGGGCATCGAAGATCTCGGCTTCGGCATCGGGATGACGGGCTTCGAGCTCGGCGAGATCGACACGGTGATCACCGGGCTCTCTATCGAGGAGCCGGGCGATCCGGAGGATGATGTCCTGCCGGCCGCAGCCCCGCGTCGGGTTCATCCGGGCGATGTCTGGCAGCTCGGGCGGCATCGGCTGGTCTGCGGCGATGCGCTCGATCCGGGTGTGGTGGCGACGCTGATGACGGAGGAGCAGGCGCGAATGGTCTTCTCGGACCCGCCCTACAACGTGAAGATCGACGGCCATGTCGGCGGGTCGGGGAAGATCAGGCACCGCGAGTTCGCCATGGCCTCGGGTGAAATGACGGTTGGCGAGTTCACCGGATTTCTCACGCGCGCGTTACGCAACATGGCCGAGCACAGTATGGACGGCTCGATCCACTTCCTCTGCATGGACTGGCGCCACATGGGCGAGATGCTGGACGCGGGGCAGGCGGTCTACGGCGAGTTGAAGAACCTGTTCGTCAGGGCCAAGGACAATGGGGGCATGGGCACCTTCTATCGCTCACGCCACGAGCTGATCTTTGCATTCAAGAAGGGCGAGGCCCCCACGTCAACACCTTCGAACTTGGTCAGCATGGCCGCTACCGCACTAATGTCTGGCAATACCGGGGCGTGA
- a CDS encoding DNA methyltransferase: MPAGRMEELALHPTVKPVQIIADAIRDVSGRGEIVLDLFGGSGSTLIAAEKTGRRGYLTELDPIYCDRILTRWEAYAKDEAERLVCGWPQPLDRLEAAD, translated from the coding sequence ATGCCGGCGGGCCGGATGGAGGAACTGGCGCTGCACCCGACCGTGAAGCCGGTGCAGATAATCGCCGACGCGATCCGCGACGTCTCGGGGCGCGGCGAGATCGTGCTCGATCTCTTCGGAGGCTCCGGCTCGACCCTGATCGCGGCCGAGAAGACCGGGCGGCGAGGATACCTCACCGAGCTCGACCCGATCTACTGCGACCGGATCCTCACGCGCTGGGAGGCTTATGCGAAGGATGAGGCCGAGCGCCTAGTCTGCGGCTGGCCGCAACCACTCGACCGGTTGGAGGCGGCGGACTGA
- a CDS encoding DUF5681 domain-containing protein, which produces MRPGYDVGYGKPPEGARFKPGQPGNPRGRPKGAKNRRPALHEERMKAIILDEAYRTITVRDGDRNVTVPMARAVIRSLAVNAAKGQHRAQRLFAELLLSTENANRAVHDDWLETAISYKVEWEVELERRTRLGITDLPEPLPHPDHGLIDMAMGTARIVGPSTKEEKAKGDRFVARRADFREEVNELTKMLKAETKPNMRRILSDDIAHAEKIIGIIDGALSGKPVRG; this is translated from the coding sequence ATGCGTCCGGGCTACGATGTGGGCTACGGCAAGCCGCCTGAGGGGGCGCGCTTCAAGCCGGGCCAGCCCGGCAATCCCCGGGGCAGGCCGAAGGGCGCGAAGAACCGGAGGCCGGCGCTGCACGAGGAACGGATGAAGGCGATCATCCTCGACGAGGCGTATCGGACGATCACGGTCCGGGATGGCGACCGCAACGTTACCGTCCCGATGGCGCGGGCCGTCATCCGGTCGCTTGCCGTCAATGCCGCGAAGGGCCAGCACCGGGCCCAGCGGCTCTTCGCGGAACTCCTCTTGTCGACCGAGAACGCCAACCGCGCCGTGCACGACGATTGGCTTGAGACGGCCATCAGCTACAAGGTCGAATGGGAGGTCGAACTCGAGCGCCGGACCCGGCTCGGCATCACCGACCTGCCCGAGCCGCTGCCGCATCCCGACCATGGCCTCATCGACATGGCAATGGGCACCGCACGGATCGTCGGGCCCTCGACGAAGGAAGAAAAGGCCAAAGGGGACCGGTTCGTTGCGCGGAGAGCCGACTTCAGAGAAGAGGTCAACGAGTTGACGAAGATGCTCAAGGCGGAGACCAAGCCCAACATGCGCCGGATCCTCTCCGACGACATCGCGCACGCCGAGAAGATCATCGGCATCATCGACGGCGCGCTTAGCGGCAAGCCGGTGAGGGGTTAG
- a CDS encoding TetR/AcrR family transcriptional regulator — MPYSSEHKNETRERILRSARHLFNRKGFVAVTVGEVMKESGLTHGGFYNHFRSKEELYAEAIMQFGRNDPPEHWQTLGFDGTAEGERLARLIVDAYLSREHLDDRDGSCPMVGLPSDVARGGSKLKSAFQQVLEMMVGVFEAGMPHDKVPTRERAICMVALCVGGMVLARAVEDESLADELRNTVRKRANTQFSPTPEARTN; from the coding sequence ATGCCGTATTCTTCAGAGCACAAGAATGAGACCCGAGAACGTATCCTTCGCAGCGCGCGGCACTTGTTCAATCGGAAAGGCTTCGTGGCAGTGACGGTCGGCGAGGTAATGAAGGAGTCGGGCCTGACCCACGGTGGATTCTATAATCACTTCCGGTCAAAGGAAGAGCTTTACGCCGAAGCGATCATGCAGTTCGGGCGCAATGATCCGCCAGAACACTGGCAGACGCTTGGCTTTGACGGCACCGCAGAAGGCGAGCGTTTGGCGCGGCTGATTGTCGACGCCTATCTTTCGCGCGAGCATCTCGACGACCGCGACGGTTCCTGCCCGATGGTTGGTCTGCCCAGCGACGTGGCACGGGGCGGGAGCAAGCTGAAATCCGCGTTTCAACAAGTCCTAGAAATGATGGTGGGCGTCTTCGAAGCCGGAATGCCGCATGACAAAGTCCCGACACGCGAGCGGGCCATTTGCATGGTGGCATTATGCGTTGGAGGCATGGTTCTGGCGCGCGCGGTCGAAGACGAGAGTTTGGCGGACGAGTTACGGAATACAGTGCGTAAACGGGCAAATACTCAGTTCAGCCCAACACCCGAGGCACGTACGAATTGA
- a CDS encoding aminoglycoside phosphotransferase family protein — protein MEGTVFLHAHELRSFVTGLLSEIGESLSQIDSCVQGATCSVWKVHSDRQTYALRIIEDGDRVLASELDALIRAEIFRMGGRVVETLSSSHEMNLLLDGRRWSLDVFVHGSHPRRGSLSVGVCRDIGETLAALHRLPTKLFGKPIMLREATLIGQKTTPVEGVMQRFENPLPETWEHGFIHPVFSAAPDIAPEIIAHLRQVSTVVKEGNSVLCHSDIHERQLICDSDGLTALIDFGDATILDMNWDLGSIYYFHGEQNAARVFEPYRSIPGGCFHDHGHSCIIFDRGCNAPRIKVTDTCEETSLRSRGQSHPASPFAVIGD, from the coding sequence GTGGAAGGGACGGTTTTTTTGCACGCGCACGAGTTGCGATCTTTCGTTACTGGTTTACTTTCTGAGATTGGTGAAAGCCTGAGCCAAATCGACTCCTGCGTTCAGGGGGCGACCTGTTCCGTCTGGAAGGTTCATTCGGATCGCCAAACCTATGCACTACGCATCATTGAGGACGGCGATCGGGTCCTGGCTAGCGAATTGGATGCTCTTATCAGGGCAGAAATTTTTCGAATGGGCGGGCGGGTTGTCGAGACACTATCGAGCTCGCATGAAATGAACTTGCTGCTTGATGGGAGGCGCTGGAGCCTCGATGTCTTTGTCCACGGATCACACCCAAGACGGGGTTCATTGTCCGTAGGTGTATGCCGAGACATTGGCGAGACACTTGCTGCTCTACATCGCTTGCCAACAAAACTATTCGGCAAGCCAATCATGTTGAGAGAGGCGACATTGATCGGCCAGAAAACAACCCCCGTAGAGGGGGTTATGCAACGCTTCGAGAATCCTCTGCCCGAAACTTGGGAACACGGGTTCATTCATCCTGTTTTTTCCGCGGCACCCGACATTGCACCTGAAATCATTGCTCATCTGCGACAGGTTTCCACCGTCGTAAAGGAAGGGAATAGCGTGCTTTGCCATTCCGACATTCATGAAAGGCAGTTGATTTGCGATAGTGACGGGCTGACCGCATTGATAGACTTTGGGGACGCGACCATTCTGGATATGAATTGGGACTTGGGATCGATCTATTACTTTCATGGTGAGCAGAACGCGGCTCGCGTTTTTGAACCTTACCGGAGCATTCCGGGGGGGTGTTTCCACGACCATGGACACAGTTGCATCATTTTCGATCGCGGTTGCAATGCACCACGGATCAAGGTCACGGATACCTGCGAAGAGACATCGCTTAGATCGCGCGGTCAGTCACATCCGGCAAGTCCTTTCGCAGTGATTGGCGACTGA
- a CDS encoding mechanosensitive ion channel domain-containing protein translates to MRFLPNPARLAPAALFVPGPACAQVFNIHDENYTLGHLLNDLLWTVALLVAAVAAIYYANRTLHRLFGTHRDRLVTRYAMMSAVVLAVLFLLIILLPFTPENRSSVLTLFGISLSALIALSSTSITGNALAGMLLRPIWNLKEGQYLTIDGVFGRIERIELLRVEMRTELGERISFPSTHVLMHHVKQMPAETAVISTSVSLGFDVDPSVVKPLLEQAATAAGVTGASVWVQEIEDYSVVYQIHGRPATPDRLNESRSRLNWAVLEKLHGAGIEIASPDLVSARMFGKSHVFMPTVKN, encoded by the coding sequence ATGAGATTTCTCCCCAACCCCGCGCGACTTGCGCCGGCGGCCCTTTTCGTCCCCGGCCCGGCATGTGCGCAGGTCTTCAACATCCATGACGAGAACTACACGCTCGGCCACCTGCTGAACGATCTTCTGTGGACCGTCGCGCTGCTGGTCGCGGCGGTGGCGGCCATCTACTACGCCAACCGCACGCTCCACCGGCTGTTTGGAACGCATCGTGACCGGCTGGTCACGCGCTACGCGATGATGAGCGCCGTCGTCCTCGCCGTGCTGTTCCTCCTGATCATCCTCCTGCCCTTCACGCCCGAGAACCGCTCCTCGGTCCTCACTCTCTTCGGCATATCGCTCAGCGCGCTCATCGCCCTGTCCTCGACCAGCATCACCGGAAACGCGCTCGCGGGGATGCTCCTGCGGCCGATCTGGAACCTGAAGGAAGGCCAGTACCTGACGATCGACGGCGTCTTCGGGCGGATCGAGCGGATCGAGCTTCTGCGCGTCGAGATGAGGACGGAACTCGGCGAACGCATCTCCTTCCCCTCCACGCATGTCCTGATGCACCATGTGAAGCAGATGCCGGCCGAGACCGCGGTCATCTCGACCTCGGTGTCGCTCGGCTTCGACGTCGATCCTTCCGTCGTGAAGCCCCTGCTGGAACAGGCCGCCACCGCCGCCGGCGTGACCGGCGCCTCGGTCTGGGTCCAAGAGATCGAGGACTACTCCGTCGTTTATCAGATACACGGACGCCCCGCGACGCCGGACCGGCTGAACGAGAGCCGGTCCCGGCTGAACTGGGCAGTGCTGGAAAAGCTGCACGGAGCCGGGATCGAGATCGCTTCGCCCGACCTTGTCTCGGCCCGCATGTTCGGCAAATCCCACGTTTTCATGCCGACAGTGAAGAACTGA
- a CDS encoding phage tail protein codes for MKRSDIEDLLPEIYRRTLTGRSPLDALIAAMEALLSPVERAVERLPDNLSVDRAEDRFVYLLARCVDLERFFDRNKYSGAPAGRGPRFAPGTAQLRKLIRAAPELSRLRGTSEGLRKFLEQATGIEGFSVDEHVADARGQPVPFHIRVLAPGAALGFARLIERIIAEEKPAYVTHELVFSGLMAPTVEEPDKEARAPRKRRGDESKKAG; via the coding sequence ATGAAACGCTCTGATATCGAGGATCTTCTGCCCGAGATTTACCGGCGCACGCTGACCGGGCGGTCGCCGCTCGACGCGCTGATCGCCGCGATGGAGGCGCTGCTCTCGCCCGTCGAACGGGCGGTCGAGCGGCTGCCCGACAACCTCTCGGTGGATCGCGCCGAGGACCGGTTCGTCTATCTGCTGGCGCGCTGCGTCGATCTCGAACGGTTCTTCGACCGCAACAAATATTCCGGCGCGCCAGCCGGCCGGGGCCCCCGCTTCGCGCCGGGCACGGCGCAGCTGCGGAAGCTCATCCGCGCCGCGCCCGAGCTGTCGCGCCTGCGCGGCACCTCCGAGGGGTTGCGGAAGTTCCTCGAACAGGCCACGGGCATCGAGGGGTTCAGTGTCGACGAACATGTCGCCGATGCTCGCGGACAGCCCGTCCCCTTCCACATCCGCGTCCTCGCCCCGGGGGCCGCGCTGGGCTTCGCGAGGCTCATCGAGCGCATCATCGCCGAGGAAAAACCGGCCTATGTGACGCACGAGCTTGTTTTCAGCGGCCTGATGGCGCCAACTGTGGAGGAACCGGACAAGGAGGCCAGGGCGCCACGCAAGCGCAGGGGCGACGAGAGCAAGAAGGCGGGATAG